In Panicum virgatum strain AP13 chromosome 4N, P.virgatum_v5, whole genome shotgun sequence, a single window of DNA contains:
- the LOC120670348 gene encoding zinc finger protein ZOP1-like has protein sequence MTEYWVSQGNKWCDFCKIFIANNPFSIRTHELGKRHKDNVSKRLSTMQKESDAKDKEQQQAARALQQIEAKAKKSYQKDLENSQRNVDGDTSAAPGDGWVFDSTSGYYYDKSTGLHYDSNSGFYYSDGLGKWVTQEEAYKSVQTSKTDVGQSSTSQTKAPPAAETAVPAIKGGPAPGRVVTKPLNLMRPIKGAPAPSVVAANKRKREDKKPKVISKEEEAALKAREAARKRVEDREKPLMGLYRTY, from the exons ATGACAGAG TACTGGGTGAGCCAGGGAAACAAATGGTGTGACTTCTGCAAGATTTTTATAGCCAATAATCCCTTTAGCATCAGAACGCATGAACTTGGTAAGCGTCACAAGGACAATGTCAGCAAAAGATTGTCAACGATGCAAAAGGAGAGTGATGCAAAGGACaaggaacagcagcaagctgcCCGAGCCCTTCAGCAGATAGAAGCA AAAGCTAAAAAGAGCTATCAAAAGGATTTGGAGAATAGCCAGAGGAATGTGGATGGAGACACTTCTGCAGCACCTGGAGATG GATGGGTATTTGACTCAACATCAGGATACTACTATGACAAATCTACTGGACTTCACTACGATTCAAACTCCGGCTTCTATTATTCTGATGGTTTAG GGAAATGGGTTACTCAAGAAGAGGCGTACAAATCTGTGCAAACTTCCAAAACAGATGTTGGTCAATCCTCAACGTCACAAACAAAAGCTCCTCCTGCTGCAGAAACGGCTGTTCCGGCTATTAAAGGAGGTCCAGCTCCAGGTCGGGTTGTCACAAAGCCACTGAACCTGATGAGACCTATCAAGGGTGCTCCTGCTCCGTCAGTGGTTGCTGCTAAcaagaggaagagggaggacAAAAAGCCTAAGGTGATCTCCaaggaggaggaagcggctctCAAAGCCCGGGAAGCAGCCAGGAAGAGAGTAGAGGATAGAGAGAAGCCACTGATGGGATTATACAGAACTTACTGA